From a single Carcharodon carcharias isolate sCarCar2 chromosome 4, sCarCar2.pri, whole genome shotgun sequence genomic region:
- the LOC121276821 gene encoding uncharacterized protein LOC121276821, which produces MTSLYFLLSVVLLSALVQSYKISVNNWTMMVADDVRVREGGSAILPCSFTHPHIHRRVNGSVMWYKLPSDLHHPVFKCTYPGTDHSQGELCENVTQRDSGNRSRFVGNLSSNDLSIMMEQLSRKDTGQYRCRVELNVGKFETPSGTNLTVEVVGRNDSVVSGTEGDSVTLPCMFIPNNSLTLTTVTWIRKEPYQHVVTFRDQLNRSRIVVSAGNRYKLVGNPQKGNLSIRINQLNMTDNRTYLCVVEYTGLSYYQYLIQNETRLHGCSSLIGCTRSLKRKDPGSSMTARTDQAHQKSAPEQGDSNTYAEIERGRTGGKRFTISASEDRE; this is translated from the exons AGATTTCGGTTAATAATTGGACAATGATGGTCGCGGATGATGTGCGGGTTCGGGAAGGGGGATCCGCTATCCTGCCCTGTagtttcacccacccacacattcacCGCAGGGTCAACGGCTCCGTGATGTGGTACAAACTTCCCTCAGACCTTCATCATCCTGTTTTTAAATGTACATATCCTGGTACAGACCATTCAcagggtgaactgtgtgagaATGTGACACAGCGGGACAGTGGGAATCGATCCAGATTCGTGGGGAACCTCAGCAGCAACGATCTCTCAATAATGATGGAGCAGCTGAGCCGGAAGGATACCGGTCAATATCGGTGTCGTGTGGAGCTCAATGTGGGCAAATTTGAAACACCAAGTGGAACGAATCTGACAGTGGAAG TTGTTGGTAGAAATGActcagtggtgagtgggacagagggagattcGGTTACATTGCCCTGTATGTTCATACCCAATAactccctcaccctgaccactGTTACATGGATAAGGAAGGAGCCCTACCAACACGTAGTCACATTTCGAGACCAATTAAATAGATCACGGATAGTTGTAAGTGCTGGAAATCGGTACAAGCTTGTCGGGAACCCACAGAAGGGAAACTTGTCAATCAGGATAAACCAGCTGAACATGACGGACAATCGCACTTACCTCTGTGTGGTGGAGTACACAGGACTATCCTATTATCAATATCTGATCCAGAATGAGACACGACTGCATG gGTGTTCAAGTCTAATAGGATGCACCAGATCTTTGAAAAG GAAGGATCCAGGTTCATCCATGACTGCCAGGACTGATCAGGCCCACCAGAAGTCTGCACCGG AGCAAGGCGATTCCAACACCTACGCCGAGATTGAAAGAGGCAGAACAG GTGGCAAGAGATTCACAATTAGTGCTTCAGAAGACCGTGAGTGA